One Chroicocephalus ridibundus chromosome 10, bChrRid1.1, whole genome shotgun sequence DNA window includes the following coding sequences:
- the GNAT1 gene encoding guanine nucleotide-binding protein G(t) subunit alpha-1, producing MGAGASAEEKHSRELEKKLKEDAEKDARTVKLLLLGAGESGKSTIVKQMKIIHQDGYSLEECLEFIAIIYSNTLQSMLAIVRAMNTLNIQYGDTARQDDARKLLHLSDTIEEGTMPKEMSDIIGRLWKDAGIQACFDRASEYQLNDSAGYYLSDLERLVTPGYVPTEQDVLRSRVKTTGIIETQFSFKDLNFRMFDVGGQRSERKKWIHCFEGVTCIIFIAALSAYDMVLVEDDEVNRMHESLHLFNSICNHRYFATTSIVLFLNKKDVFLEKIKKAHLSICFPDYDGPNTYEDAGNYIKLQFLELNMRRDVKEIYSHMTCATDTENVKFVFDAVTDIIIKENLKDCGLF from the exons GAGCAGGGGAGTCCGGGAAGAGCACCATCGTCAAGCAGATGAA gaTCATCCACCAGGATGGTTACTCACTGGAGGAATGCCTGGAGTTCATTGCCATCATCTACAGCAACACGCTCCAGTCCATGCTGGCCATCGTGCGGGCCATGAACACCCTCAACATCCAGTACGGGGACACAGCTCGCCAG GATGATGCCCGCAAGCTGCTGCACCTTTCGGACACCATCGAGGAGGGCACCATGCCCAAGGAAATGTCGGACATCATTGGGCGGCTCTGGAAGGATGCGGGCATCCAAGCCTGCTTCGACCGTGCCTCCGAGTACCAGCTCAATGACTCGGCCGGCTA CTACTTGTCGGACCTGGAGCGCCTGGTGACCCCCGGCTACGTTCCCACGGAGCAGGACGTGCTGCGCTCCCGCGTCAAGACCACCGGCATCATCGAGACCCAGTTCTCCTTCAAAGACCTCAACTTCAG GATGTTCGACGTGGGTGGCCAGCGCTCGGAGCGGAAGAAGTGGATCCACTGCTTCGAGGGGGTGACCTGCATCATCTTCATCGCGGCCCTCAGCGCCTATGACATGGTTCTGGTGGAGGATGACGAAGTG AACCGCATGCACGAGAGCCTGCACCTCTTCAATAGCATCTGCAACCACCGCTACTTTGCCACCACCTCCATCGTCCTCTTCCTCAACAAGAAGGATGTCTTCCTGGAGAAGATAAAGAAGGCCCATCTCAGCATCTGCTTCCCCGACTATGACG GTCCCAACACCTACGAAGACGCGGGCAACTACATCAAGCTGCAGTTCCTGGAGCTGAACATGCGGCGGGACGTGAAGGAGATCTACTCCCACATGACCTGCGCCACCGATACCGAGAACGTCAAGTTCGTCTTCGACGCTGTCACTGACATCATCATCAAGGAGAACCTCAAGGACTGTGGGCTCTtctga
- the GNAI2 gene encoding guanine nucleotide-binding protein G(i) subunit alpha-2 gives MGCTVSAEDKAAAERSRMIDKNLREDGEKAAREVKLLLLGAGESGKSTIVKQMKIIHEDGYSEEECRQYKAVVYSNTIQSIMAIIKAMGNLQIDFGDSTRADDARQLFALSCTAEEQGIMPEDLANVIRRLWADNGVQACFNRSREYQLNDSAAYYLNDLERIARADYIPTQQDVLRTRVKTTGIVETHFTFKDLHFKMFDVGGQRSERKKWIHCFEGVTAIIFCVALSAYDLVLAEDEEMNRMHESMKLFDSICNNKWFTDTSIILFLNKKDLFEEKIVHSSLTICFPEYTGANKYDEAASYIQSKFEDLNKRKDTKEIYTHFTCATDTKNVQFVFDAVTDVIIKNNLKDCGLF, from the exons atgggctGCACCGTGAGCGCCGAGGACAAGGCGGCCGCCGAGCGCTCCCGCATGATCGACAAGAACCTGCGGGAGGACGGCGAGAAGGCGGCGCGGGAggtgaagctgctgctgttgg GTGCTGGCGAATCTGGGAAGAGCACCATCGTCAAACAGATGAA gaTCATCCATGAGGATGGCTATTCAGAGGAGGAGTGCCGGCAGTACAAAGCCGTGGTTTACAGCAACACCATCCAGTCCATCATGGCCATCATCAAGGCGATGGGGAACCTGCAGATTGACTTTGGAGACTCCACCAGAGCG GATGACGCTCGGCAGCTGTTTGCGCTCTCCTGCACTGCCGAGGAGCAGGGCATCATGCCGGAGGACCTGGCCAACGTGATCCGGAGACTGTGGGCTGACAACGGGGTCCAGGCTTGTTTTAACCGCTCCCGAGAGTACCAACTGAACGACTCCGCTGCCTA ctacCTGAACGACCTGGAGAGGATAGCCCGTGCCGACTACATCCCCACCCAGCAGGACGTGCTGCGCACCCGGGTGAAGACCACCGGCATCGTAGAGACCCACTTCACCTTCAAGGACCTGCACTTCAA gATGTTCGACGTGGGCGGCCAGCGCTCGGAGCGGAAGAAGTGGATCCACTGCTTCGAGGGGGTGACAGCCATCATTTTCTGCGTGGCCCTGAGCGCCTATGACCTGGTGCTGGCTGAAGACGAGGAGATG AACCGCATGCACGAGAGCATGAAGCTGTTCGACAGCATTTGCAACAACAAGTGGTTCACAGACACATCCATCATCCTCTTCCTCAACAAGAAGGACCTCTTTGAGGAGAAGATCGTGCACAGCTCCCTGACCATTTGCTTCCCTGAGTACACAG gggcCAACAAGTATGACGAGGCGGCCAGCTACATCCAGAGCAAGTTCGAGGACCTGAACAAGCGGAAGGACACCAAGGAGATCTACACCCACTTCACCTGCGCCACCGACACCAAGAACGTGCAGTTCGTCTTTGACGCCGTCACCGACGTCATCATCAAAAACAACCTGAAGGACTGCGGGCTCTTCTGA
- the SLC38A3 gene encoding sodium-coupled neutral amino acid transporter 3 isoform X1 has product MERRAVGKGAESPRRAHSETSHLLAMDTTDVPLQAEMVELVPNGKHTAALTASAVPSLAGDRFEENQSGAAEMEEFLPHGAEKKQTHFTDFEGKTSFGMSVFNLSNAIMGSGILGLAYAMANTGIILFLFLLTAVALLSSYSIHLLLKSSGIVGIRAYEQLGYRAFGTPGKLAAAIAITLQNIGAMSSYLYIVKSEVPLVIQTFLNLEEKTTDWYMNGNYLVILVSVTIILPLAIMKQLGYLGYASGFSLSCMGFFLISVIYKKFQIPCPLPEQEGNLTGSLNATTVSTSDYQNGYTVLQAPDQGTCTPSFFTLNSQTAYTIPIMAFAFVCHPEVLPIYTELKDPSKKKMQCISNISIMVMYLMYFLAALFGYLTFYGHVESELLHTYNKVDPFDVLILCVRVAVLTAVTLTVPIVLFPVRRAIQQMLFQGKDFSWIRHVTIAVVLLTFINLLVIFAPSILGIFGMIGATSAPCLIFIFPAIFYIRIMPKDKEPLRSTPKILAACFALLGVLFMIMSLSFIIIDWATGGGKSGGSH; this is encoded by the exons atggagcgGAGAGCTGTGGGCAAGGGAGCGGAG AGCCCAAGAAGAGCCCACAGTGAGACTAGCCACCTCCTCGCCATGGACACCACGGACGTGCCCCTCCAGGCCGAGATGGTGGAGCTGGTGCCCAACGGGAAGCACACGGCCGCGCTCACTGCCTCGGCTGTCCCTTCTCTGGCAGGTGACAG GTTTGAGGAGAACCAGTCTGGCGCGGCGGAGATGGAGGAGTTCCTGCCCCACGGCGCTGAGAAGAAGCAGACACACTTCACTGAC TTCGAAGGGAAGACGTCTTTTGGGATGTCCGTCTTCAACCTGAGCAACGCCATCATGGGCAGCGGCATCCTGGGGCTGGCCTATGCCATGGCCAACACTGGCATCATCCTCTTCCT CTTCCTCCTGACGGCAGTGGCCCTGCTCTCCAGCTACTCCATCCACCTGCTGCTCAAGTCCTCCGGCATCGTGG GCATCCGCGCCTACGAGCAGCTGGGCTACCGAGCCTTCGGCACGCCAGGGAAGCTGGCCGCAGCCATCGCCATCACGCTGCAGAACATCGGAG ccatgTCCAGCTACCTGTACATCGTCAAATCtgaagtgcctctcgtcatccAGACCTTCCTCAACCTGGAGGAGAAGACCAC GGACTGGTACATGAACGGGAACTACCTGGTGATCCTGGTTTCCGTCACCATTATCCTGCCCCTGGCCATCATGAAGCAGCTGG GCTACCTCGGCTATGCCAGCGGCTTCTCCCTCAGCTGTATGGGCTTCTTCCTCATCTCG GTCATCTATAAGAAGTTCCAgatcccctgcccgctccccgaGCAGGAGGGGAACCTCACGGGCAGCCTCAATGCCACCACCGTCAGCACCAGCGACTACCAGAATGGCTACACCGTCCTCCAGGCGCCTGACCAGGGCACCTGCACCCCCAGCTTCTTCACCCTCAACTCCCAG ACGGCGTACACCATCCCCATCATGGCCTTCGCCTTCGTCTGCCACCCCGAGGTCCTGCCTATCTACACCGAACTGAAGGA CCCCTCCAAGAAGAAGATGCAGTGCATCTCCAACATCTCCATCATGGTTATGTACCTCATGTACTTCTTGGCCGCCCTCTTTGGCTACCTCACGTTCTACG GCCACGTAGAGTCGGAGCTGCTGCACACGTACAACAAGGTGGACCCCTTCGACGTGCTCATCCTGTGTGTGCGGGTGGCCGTGCTGACGGCTGTCACCCTCACTGTCCCCATCGTCCTCTTCCCG gtaCGCCGGGCCATCCAGCAGATGCTGTTCCAAGGGAAGGACTTTAGCTGGATCCGCCATGTCACCATCGCCGTGGTCCTGCTGACCTTCATCAACCTCTTGGTCATCTTCGCCCCCTCCATCCTTGGCATCTTCGGCATGATCG GTGCCACCTCCGCTCCCTGCCTCATCTTCATCTTCCCTGCCATCTTCTACATCCGCATCATGCCCAAGGACAAGGAGCCGCTGCGCTCCACCCCCAAAATCTTG gcTGCCTGCTTCGCCCTCCTCGGGGTGCTCTTCATGATCATGAGCTTGAGCTTCATCATCATCGACTGGGCCACGGGGGGTGGAAAGAGCGGCGGCAGCCACTAG
- the SLC38A3 gene encoding sodium-coupled neutral amino acid transporter 3 isoform X2 — MDTTDVPLQAEMVELVPNGKHTAALTASAVPSLAGDRFEENQSGAAEMEEFLPHGAEKKQTHFTDFEGKTSFGMSVFNLSNAIMGSGILGLAYAMANTGIILFLFLLTAVALLSSYSIHLLLKSSGIVGIRAYEQLGYRAFGTPGKLAAAIAITLQNIGAMSSYLYIVKSEVPLVIQTFLNLEEKTTDWYMNGNYLVILVSVTIILPLAIMKQLGYLGYASGFSLSCMGFFLISVIYKKFQIPCPLPEQEGNLTGSLNATTVSTSDYQNGYTVLQAPDQGTCTPSFFTLNSQTAYTIPIMAFAFVCHPEVLPIYTELKDPSKKKMQCISNISIMVMYLMYFLAALFGYLTFYGHVESELLHTYNKVDPFDVLILCVRVAVLTAVTLTVPIVLFPVRRAIQQMLFQGKDFSWIRHVTIAVVLLTFINLLVIFAPSILGIFGMIGATSAPCLIFIFPAIFYIRIMPKDKEPLRSTPKILAACFALLGVLFMIMSLSFIIIDWATGGGKSGGSH, encoded by the exons ATGGACACCACGGACGTGCCCCTCCAGGCCGAGATGGTGGAGCTGGTGCCCAACGGGAAGCACACGGCCGCGCTCACTGCCTCGGCTGTCCCTTCTCTGGCAGGTGACAG GTTTGAGGAGAACCAGTCTGGCGCGGCGGAGATGGAGGAGTTCCTGCCCCACGGCGCTGAGAAGAAGCAGACACACTTCACTGAC TTCGAAGGGAAGACGTCTTTTGGGATGTCCGTCTTCAACCTGAGCAACGCCATCATGGGCAGCGGCATCCTGGGGCTGGCCTATGCCATGGCCAACACTGGCATCATCCTCTTCCT CTTCCTCCTGACGGCAGTGGCCCTGCTCTCCAGCTACTCCATCCACCTGCTGCTCAAGTCCTCCGGCATCGTGG GCATCCGCGCCTACGAGCAGCTGGGCTACCGAGCCTTCGGCACGCCAGGGAAGCTGGCCGCAGCCATCGCCATCACGCTGCAGAACATCGGAG ccatgTCCAGCTACCTGTACATCGTCAAATCtgaagtgcctctcgtcatccAGACCTTCCTCAACCTGGAGGAGAAGACCAC GGACTGGTACATGAACGGGAACTACCTGGTGATCCTGGTTTCCGTCACCATTATCCTGCCCCTGGCCATCATGAAGCAGCTGG GCTACCTCGGCTATGCCAGCGGCTTCTCCCTCAGCTGTATGGGCTTCTTCCTCATCTCG GTCATCTATAAGAAGTTCCAgatcccctgcccgctccccgaGCAGGAGGGGAACCTCACGGGCAGCCTCAATGCCACCACCGTCAGCACCAGCGACTACCAGAATGGCTACACCGTCCTCCAGGCGCCTGACCAGGGCACCTGCACCCCCAGCTTCTTCACCCTCAACTCCCAG ACGGCGTACACCATCCCCATCATGGCCTTCGCCTTCGTCTGCCACCCCGAGGTCCTGCCTATCTACACCGAACTGAAGGA CCCCTCCAAGAAGAAGATGCAGTGCATCTCCAACATCTCCATCATGGTTATGTACCTCATGTACTTCTTGGCCGCCCTCTTTGGCTACCTCACGTTCTACG GCCACGTAGAGTCGGAGCTGCTGCACACGTACAACAAGGTGGACCCCTTCGACGTGCTCATCCTGTGTGTGCGGGTGGCCGTGCTGACGGCTGTCACCCTCACTGTCCCCATCGTCCTCTTCCCG gtaCGCCGGGCCATCCAGCAGATGCTGTTCCAAGGGAAGGACTTTAGCTGGATCCGCCATGTCACCATCGCCGTGGTCCTGCTGACCTTCATCAACCTCTTGGTCATCTTCGCCCCCTCCATCCTTGGCATCTTCGGCATGATCG GTGCCACCTCCGCTCCCTGCCTCATCTTCATCTTCCCTGCCATCTTCTACATCCGCATCATGCCCAAGGACAAGGAGCCGCTGCGCTCCACCCCCAAAATCTTG gcTGCCTGCTTCGCCCTCCTCGGGGTGCTCTTCATGATCATGAGCTTGAGCTTCATCATCATCGACTGGGCCACGGGGGGTGGAAAGAGCGGCGGCAGCCACTAG